In Leptolyngbya sp. O-77, the genomic window CGCGTCGAAATTGCGGTCATTGGTCTGACCAGCGGCCTCGTGCTGACGATGGAACTGCTGAACACCGCCCTTGAGTCTGTGGTTGACCTGACCGTTAAGCAGACCTATCACGAACTCGCCAAAACCGCTAAGGACTGCGCTGCCGGAGCGGTTTTGATTTCGGCGATCGCCGCCCTGCTGGTGGCTGGTTCGCTGCTGCTGCCGCCGCTGCTAGCCGTTCTGGGCCTTGCTTGAGGGGTGATGGAGTGACGGAGTGACGGAGTGATGGAGCAGACTTTCCAACCCCTCAATACCCCAATACCCCAACCCCTCGTTCGGCGAAGCTCACGAGCCGCCAATACCAAAACACTCCAACACCCCAACACCCCAACACCTCTAAGATGCGCTTTAAAAGTGCCTAGAGAGATTGATTGTTGTGCCCGACGCACACGAAAAATCAACTTTTAAAACAGACCCTAACCCCCAACCCCTAACCCCCAACCCCTAACCCCCAACCCCTCATGATCCTGGTCATCGACAACTACGACAGCTTTACCTATAACCTGGTGCAATATCTGGGGGAACTGGGCGAAGAACTGCCCGTCGCTGCCGATATCCGGGTCTATCGCAACGACGAGATCACGGTGGAAGAGATTCGGCAATTGCAGCCAGACGGCATTGTAATCTCGCCCGGCCCAGGACGGCCGGAGGATGCAGGCATCTCGCCGCAGGTGATTGCTGAACTGGGGCCAGAAGTGCCGCTGCTGGGCGTGTGCCTGGGGCATCAGGGGATTGGGCAGGTATTTGGCGGTCGGGTGACTTCGGCGGCGGAGCTAATGCATGGCAAAACGTCTGCAATCGAGCATACGGGCGTGGGCGTGTTTGAGGGCATCCCCAGCCCCATGACGGCGACGCGCTACCACAGCCTGGTGGTGGATCGGGAAACCTGTCCCGATGTACTGGAAATTACCGCCTGGGTGGAAGACGGCACGATTATGGGCGTGCGCCATCGAGAATTTCCGCACCTCCAAGGCGTACAGTTTCACCCCGAAAGCATTCTCACCGACCAGGGCAAGTCGTTATTGCGAAACTTCCTGCGGCAGATTCCGCCCCGTCCAGCGGCCGTGGGCTAGGCGCGTGCCGCCAAGCTGTTCTGCCTGTTTCGTCGCCATCCAATAGAGCCAGGCCTGGCCCAGCGCTTCCCGGTTCAGGTCATACACCGTTGCCAGCGATCGCTCGTATTCGTTTAGCAGCGGCGAGCCGTCGGGATCATAGCCCTCCAGTTCATCCAGCGCCGCCAGCACGCCAAAATCCGCAAAGGACAGCACATAGCCATAAACAGGGTCTTCCCCAGGCGTGAGCGCCGGATACCCCATAGGCAAGTCATAGAGCGTGCCCAGGGCGATCGCCTCTACGCTGGCCACCACTTTGCCCTCACAGTAGCGCGGATAGAAATATTCGCCGGGTTTCAGCGTACCGTAGACAAAAACATGCAGCAGGTCGGGAGAAAGCATTTTGCAAGGAGAGATGCAGGGTTTATCTAGGGTTTATCTTTAGTTTCCCGCATTTTGCCCAGGCGGATTAGCCAGCCAGAACTTTTGCGTCAGAAGGGGTTCAAGCTCTGGGGGAAACGGACAATGGGCAGGCAGGGCAACATCAGGATAGTCGTCCTTCACCTGTCCAGCAGCATAGCGCCAGGACGCTTCAAAAATCTCGGCGAGATAACCCTTGAGGCTGGGTGAATCTCTGAGAAGCAGTTGGATTTCGCTGCGCTGTTCTTTGATCGGGTTTTCCCAACCCCGATAATCCTCTGGAGACTTGACATAAACCCGCTTCAGCAAATGACTCAGCAACACTCGCAGGCGGCTTTCTAGCTCTCGGCGATCGCGCTTTGCCAACGCCTCAACCTCCTCAATCAGATGTTCCCAGTCCACAGTGCCAAACTCGCCTGCTCGCAGCTTAGTCACAGTTTCGTCTATCCAGAGGCAAAAATCTTGGTCATAGAGCGTAGCTTTCGCTGGAAACTCCGCCATACCCATCTCCCATCATGCAAACTTCTCCAGAATCCAACCCCTCTTCCCTCTTCCCTCTTCCCTCTTCCCTCTTCCCTCGTTCTTCGTTCTTCGTTCTTCGTTCTTCGTTCTTCGTTCTTCGTTCTTCCCTCTTCATTCTCCAAACAACACCTTACCCTGACGAACCGTAGCCAACACGTCGGCCGGCGTGACGCGAGTAACGATACTGGCAGGAATGTGGCGACTAGCGCGGAGATGCGGTTGGGTAAAGTCCAGCACGACAAAATCCGCAGGAAGCCCTTGTTCTAGATAGCCGTAGGTGTCGCCGCCGAGGAGCGATCGCACGTTGGTGGTCACCATTTTTAGAATTTCCCTGGGATCGGGGCGAATCGAATCGCCGTACTGGCTCTTGGCGACTTTATAGGTGAAATCCAGTTCGGCAAACAGGTTGGGGCTGTTGAGCAGGCCGTTGTCGGTGCCCAGGAGCAGGTTGGCGTTGCTTTCTAATAATTTGGCGATGGGCGGCAGCGGCAGCCCTAGGTTGGCATTGGCGCGGGGGTTGAGGGCGACATTCACGCGGTGCTGGCTCATCAGGGCGATTTCGGCATCGTTGGCGACGGTGGCATGAATCACCAGATGCGGCTGATACAGATCCAGCGCCCGCTCCAGGTCGCCGCGCCCCGTGACGGCGAGACTCACCTCCCGATAGCCGTCGTTTTCCAGGCAGTGGATCGCCCGCAGCTTTCCCTGTGCCTCGGTCATCTCGCGAATTTGCACCCAGGCGGCATCGGTGAGGTCGTTCATGGTACTTTCCGAAAAGCCGTCGGCAACTGCCAGCACGGCCGCCAGTTCCGCCAGCGCTGCATCCGAGAGCGGAGCCTGGTTTTCCCGAAGCTGGGCATCGCTAAAGGGCAACTCGTTGAACTGCCCCAAGACTATCGATCGCACGCCGGTTTCGGCGGAAGCGCGACGCAGTAGCTCGCTGCCATACGCGCCCTGCTCCCGAAAGTCGATGTGTCCCACCGTGCCCGTGCGGGCCATGTAGTGGAGGTGGGCGGTGATGTGGCGGAGGTGTTCGGCTTCGGATTGTTTCGCGAGTTCTCGATATTTGTAGCCGTGGGGGCGAAAGAAGCCCTGCTCTAGTGTCATGCCCGTTGCGCCGTCGGGCAGGCACGAGTCGCCCATGTGGGTGTGGCTGTTGTAGAAAGCAGGCAAAATGACCTGTGCGCCGCGAGTCAGACTCAGTTCATCGAAGCTGAGGCAGGGCGGGCCGAGTTCCAGGCGGGTGATGGTGTCGGTGGTGACGGAGAGGCGATCGCACCAGTGCGGCTCTAGCTCTGGGCCATACAGCACAACGCAGTCGGTGAATTCCAGCATCGGCAGCGGGTTGGAGTGGGGTAGGGCAGACGTGACGTGACATTCAATGGCGAGATGTGGCGATTCTAATCCCACCCGATGGAAAATTGTCGTAGGCCATTCACAATTTGTTGATTAGCTGATCACTTTCCAGTCCCCTTTCTAGTCTCATTAGCTCATCCTGGGCAAGGCCCCCGCAGCCTCTCCACCCCACTCCAAAATCCCAAATCCCCCCAACCCCATTCACCTCTCCCTGCAACCCTCTGTGAGCTATTGTCTCAATCCCAACTGTGCCAATCCTCGCAACCTGGGCGATCGCCGCTTTTGCCAGAGTTGCGGGATGGAGTTGGTGCTGGGCGATCGCTATCGGGCGCTGGAGCCGCTGGGGGCGGGCGGGTTTGGGCGGACGTTTTTGGCGGTGGATGAATACCTTCCCTCGCGGCCGCGCTGCGTGATCAAGCAACTGTTTCCGCCGAAGCCGGGAAGTCGCCACGCCGCTAAAGCGGAGGAACTCTTTCAGCGGGAGGCAGAGCGGCTGGACGAACTGGGTCAGCATCCGCAGATTCCCAAGCTGCTGGCGCATTTTATTGAAAACGGCTATCCGTATTTGATCCAGACCTATGTAGATGGACACCCGCTGACGCGGGAACTGCTGCAAGCGGGCGCGTTTGACGAAGACCAAATCCGGCATCTGCTGCGAGGTCTGCTGCCTGTGGTGCAGTTTGTCCACGACCATCAGGTGATTCACCGCGACATCAAACCCGACAACATCATTCGCGATCGCCACACGGAAACGCTGACCCTGGTGGACTTTGGCGCATCGAAGATGGCAACGGCTTCCAGCCTCAGCAAAACGGGCACGGTCATCGGCAGTGCGGGCTATTCTGCACCGGAACAAGTGGCAGGCAAGGCCACCTTCGCCAGCGACCTCTACAGCCTGGGGGTTACCTGCATCCATCTGATGACCGAGGTGTCGCCCATTGACCTGTATTGCTTTGTCGAAGGGCGCTGGCTATGGCGCGACCACCTGATGCAATCCGTCAGCGATGACCTGGCCCTAGTCATCGACCGGATGATCGAGCCGGCCATCAGCCGCCGATACGCCGCCGCCAGCGCCGTCTTGCACGATCTGGAACCCGCGCAGGTGTCTTTCGCCCTGCCCTATCGTCCGTCTGCGCCGATGATCCCCGCCGCTACGATTCCGCCCCAGCGATCGCCCTGGCGCTGTATGCGGACGCTGTGTGAGCATAAACAGGCTGTGGCGGCGATCGCCCTCAACCCGCGCAATCAGCAGTTTGCCAGCGCCAGCTTCGACGGCTCGATTCGGCTGTGGGACGTAAAAACCGACCAGTCCACAGGGATTCTGTTGGGACATACGGAACCCGTCGTATCGCTGGTGTTTAGCCCCGACGGGCAGCGGCTCATCAGCGGCAGCCTGGATGACACGCTGCGGATCTGGAATCCAGAAAACGGCGAATTGCTGCGGACGCTAAACGACCCGTCGGATTCGATCGTGTCGCTGGCGGTGGCAGTCAGTCCCGACGGGCAGACGGTGGCCAGCGGCAGTGACAAGCACACGATTCGCTTGTGGCATCTGGCGACGGGTCGGCTGGTGCGGACGCTGGAGGAACCCCGCGCCGTGACCTGTGTGGCCATCAGCCCTGACGGTCGCCTGCTGGCCAGCGGCAGCAGCGGCAACACCGTGCGGCTGTGGAATTTGTTTACCGGCGAGTTGCTAAAAGTTTTGGAAGGGCACACCCGCGATGTGAATGCGATCGCCTTTAGCCCCGACGGCTCTATGCTGGTCAGCGGCAGTAGCGATCACAGCGTCCGCCTGTGGAATTTTGAGACGCGCAAGGTTCAGGTGCTAAATGGGCATCATGACTGGGTGAAGGCGATCGCCCTCAGTCCCGACGGCACACTCCTCGCCAGCGGCAGCAGCGACCACACCGTAAAGCTGTGGAGTCTGCCCGACGGCAAGCTTTGCCATACGCTGGCGGGGCATACCCGCGAGGTAAATGCGATCGCCTTCACGGCAGATAGTCAGATTTTGATTTCGGGAAGCCGCGATCGCACGATTAAACTGTGGCGACGTTGAGGCCGATTTTAGATTGGGGATTTTGGATTCTGGATTAGAGACTCAGCCCCCCTCCAAAATCCAAAATCTAAAATCCAACATTAAGCCTACTCATGCACCCAGGGCATGATCGTCGGCGTCCAGCTCACCAGCTCCTCCGGCTTAAACCACAGGCCAATCTCATACTCCGCAGTCTCCGGCGCATCTGACCCGTGGATGATATTGCGCCCAATGTTTGCGCCCAGATCGCCGCGAATCGTACCGGGTTCGGCATTCAGCGGGTTGGTCGCGCCGATCAGCTTGCGGGCAGCCGCAATCACACCGTCGCCTTCCCACACCATCGCCACCACCGGGCCGGAGGTGATGAAGTCCACCAGTCCAGGGAAGAAGGGGCGCTCTTTATGAACGGCGTAGTGTTGTTCGGCCAGTTCGCGGCTGGGTTGCAAAAACTTCAGCCCCACTAGGGTAAAGCCTTTCGTCTCAAAGCGGCGGATAATTTCGCCCGCCAGCCCACGCTGCACGCCGTCGGGCTTGATTGCGATAAAGGTGCGTTCCACAATAGTTACTCCAAATACTCCAAATAACTCCTAACTGGATTCCGAGCGGGAGGCTCCGATCCGGACAGTCCAACCAGGGGACTCCGGGCGGAACCCTTGCAAGCCTTCTCTATGCTCAGAAAAAGATGGCCCTTTGTAAAGGGTAAGCGGCGATGGTCATCGAGGCTTCATGTCAGAGCTTAATCGAAACTTAATCAAAGCCTTGCGCGGCAACGGATACAGAGATTTTTTGAGGAAATACGCTAGACTTAAGCTGAGCTTAAGCAATGCAGACCTGAGGGGGTGTCGTGCGTCGTGCGACACCCCAAACTGTTGAGAGGAATTCTAAAGTCTACTCGGCGGCTCATCATCCATGTTTTAGAGGAAAAACTTGATGGAAGTAAAACCCAAACTCTTTGCCAGCGATGTGGAAGAACCCGGAGGGGGAAAGCTCGCAGAAACGCCTCGAGACCGACGCATCACCAAGCTGCCCACTCCAGAGACGGGGCGCGTGAAGTCGGGCTGGACGATTGAAGACAGCGAGGAACTGTACCGCATCAAGGGCTGGGGCGACCCGTATTTTTCGATCAACGCGGCAGGACACGTCACCGTCTCTCCGCAGGGCGATCGCGGCGGTTCGCTAGATCTATACGAATTGGTGCGAGCGCTCAAGCAACGGAATTTGGGGCTGCCGCTGCTGATCGTTTCTCAGATATTTTGGAAGACCGGATTCAGCGGGCTGAATGCCGCCTTTGCCAAGGCGATCGCCCGCTACAACTACCAAGGCGTTTATCGCGGCGTGTTTCCGGTGAAATGCAACCAACAGCGACATTTGATTGAAGACCTGGTGCGTTTCGGACGACCCTATCAGTTTGGACTGGAGGCCGGGTCAAAACCAGAATTGATGATTGCCCTGGCGCTGCTGGATACGCCGGGTTCCCTGCTGATCTGCAATGGCTACAAAGACCAGGAATATATCGAAACGGCGATCCTGGCGAAGCAGCTCGGCAAGACGGTGATCATCGTGCTAGAGCAGGTCGAAGAAGTGGA contains:
- a CDS encoding diacylglycerol kinase family protein produces the protein MPQPLPTENFQAVPPPPIPFPTKPNRDLSWKVASSLFVSFRYAWAGLTYAFFTQRNFRIHLLVGSVAIGLSLWLQLSRVEIAVIGLTSGLVLTMELLNTALESVVDLTVKQTYHELAKTAKDCAAGAVLISAIAALLVAGSLLLPPLLAVLGLA
- a CDS encoding anthranilate synthase component II is translated as MILVIDNYDSFTYNLVQYLGELGEELPVAADIRVYRNDEITVEEIRQLQPDGIVISPGPGRPEDAGISPQVIAELGPEVPLLGVCLGHQGIGQVFGGRVTSAAELMHGKTSAIEHTGVGVFEGIPSPMTATRYHSLVVDRETCPDVLEITAWVEDGTIMGVRHREFPHLQGVQFHPESILTDQGKSLLRNFLRQIPPRPAAVG
- a CDS encoding gamma-glutamylcyclotransferase, whose product is MLSPDLLHVFVYGTLKPGEYFYPRYCEGKVVASVEAIALGTLYDLPMGYPALTPGEDPVYGYVLSFADFGVLAALDELEGYDPDGSPLLNEYERSLATVYDLNREALGQAWLYWMATKQAEQLGGTRLAHGRWTGRNLPQEVSQ
- a CDS encoding DUF29 domain-containing protein produces the protein MTKLRAGEFGTVDWEHLIEEVEALAKRDRRELESRLRVLLSHLLKRVYVKSPEDYRGWENPIKEQRSEIQLLLRDSPSLKGYLAEIFEASWRYAAGQVKDDYPDVALPAHCPFPPELEPLLTQKFWLANPPGQNAGN
- a CDS encoding amidohydrolase family protein, yielding MGLESPHLAIECHVTSALPHSNPLPMLEFTDCVVLYGPELEPHWCDRLSVTTDTITRLELGPPCLSFDELSLTRGAQVILPAFYNSHTHMGDSCLPDGATGMTLEQGFFRPHGYKYRELAKQSEAEHLRHITAHLHYMARTGTVGHIDFREQGAYGSELLRRASAETGVRSIVLGQFNELPFSDAQLRENQAPLSDAALAELAAVLAVADGFSESTMNDLTDAAWVQIREMTEAQGKLRAIHCLENDGYREVSLAVTGRGDLERALDLYQPHLVIHATVANDAEIALMSQHRVNVALNPRANANLGLPLPPIAKLLESNANLLLGTDNGLLNSPNLFAELDFTYKVAKSQYGDSIRPDPREILKMVTTNVRSLLGGDTYGYLEQGLPADFVVLDFTQPHLRASRHIPASIVTRVTPADVLATVRQGKVLFGE
- a CDS encoding serine/threonine-protein kinase — translated: MSYCLNPNCANPRNLGDRRFCQSCGMELVLGDRYRALEPLGAGGFGRTFLAVDEYLPSRPRCVIKQLFPPKPGSRHAAKAEELFQREAERLDELGQHPQIPKLLAHFIENGYPYLIQTYVDGHPLTRELLQAGAFDEDQIRHLLRGLLPVVQFVHDHQVIHRDIKPDNIIRDRHTETLTLVDFGASKMATASSLSKTGTVIGSAGYSAPEQVAGKATFASDLYSLGVTCIHLMTEVSPIDLYCFVEGRWLWRDHLMQSVSDDLALVIDRMIEPAISRRYAAASAVLHDLEPAQVSFALPYRPSAPMIPAATIPPQRSPWRCMRTLCEHKQAVAAIALNPRNQQFASASFDGSIRLWDVKTDQSTGILLGHTEPVVSLVFSPDGQRLISGSLDDTLRIWNPENGELLRTLNDPSDSIVSLAVAVSPDGQTVASGSDKHTIRLWHLATGRLVRTLEEPRAVTCVAISPDGRLLASGSSGNTVRLWNLFTGELLKVLEGHTRDVNAIAFSPDGSMLVSGSSDHSVRLWNFETRKVQVLNGHHDWVKAIALSPDGTLLASGSSDHTVKLWSLPDGKLCHTLAGHTREVNAIAFTADSQILISGSRDRTIKLWRR
- the ndk gene encoding nucleoside-diphosphate kinase yields the protein MERTFIAIKPDGVQRGLAGEIIRRFETKGFTLVGLKFLQPSRELAEQHYAVHKERPFFPGLVDFITSGPVVAMVWEGDGVIAAARKLIGATNPLNAEPGTIRGDLGANIGRNIIHGSDAPETAEYEIGLWFKPEELVSWTPTIMPWVHE